A window of Exiguobacterium sp. FSL W8-0210 contains these coding sequences:
- a CDS encoding phospho-sugar mutase, which yields MSWKETYQKWNQFADLDSTLKEELVTLATDEKAAEEAFYKELEFGTGGMRGEIGVGTNRMNVYTVRKASQGFAAFIKASGEEAAAKGIVIAHDSRHFSPEFALEAARTLASNGIKAYLFDGLRPTPELSFAVRSLQASGGIVITASHNPPEYNGYKVYGDDGGQLPPKEADELVSYVSQIEDELSIELEQEEVLRANGLIVRVGEELDEAYQEKLQTIRVLPSIQSELADPLKIVFTPLHGTGLVPVTEGLKRYGFEHVTVVKEQAEPDGAFPTVTSPNPEEHAAFKLAIEYGDRTDADILIATDPDADRVGVATRDADGEWTVLTGNQTGALLLDYILSQKAAQGTLPANGFVAKTIVTSELGALIARHYDLHVENTLTGFKFIGEKIKQYNASGQYEYLFGYEESYGYLIGDFCRDKDAVQACLLAAEMAAYHKKEGRTLYEALQAIYEQFGYFEESLRSLTLKGKDGVAQIGRIMDTFRENPPKQVAGEQVVLFEDYDASIAHDLKTHQPSPINLPKSNVLKFTLSDGSWFCLRPSGTEPKIKFYFSVTSPDAAETTRKRQQIEDEVMQEVEQIQ from the coding sequence ATGTCATGGAAAGAAACCTATCAAAAATGGAATCAGTTCGCTGATTTAGACAGTACATTAAAAGAAGAGTTAGTCACGTTAGCAACGGATGAAAAAGCAGCTGAAGAAGCATTTTATAAAGAACTCGAGTTCGGAACAGGTGGTATGCGTGGGGAAATCGGTGTCGGGACGAACCGGATGAACGTATATACGGTCCGAAAAGCATCACAAGGGTTCGCGGCATTCATTAAGGCGTCGGGGGAAGAAGCGGCAGCAAAAGGAATCGTCATCGCACACGATTCACGCCATTTCTCACCAGAATTTGCCCTAGAGGCGGCACGGACGCTCGCAAGCAACGGCATCAAAGCGTATCTGTTCGACGGTCTACGTCCGACACCGGAACTTTCGTTTGCGGTTCGGTCTTTACAAGCGTCGGGCGGGATCGTCATTACGGCGAGTCACAACCCACCAGAGTACAATGGCTACAAAGTATATGGAGATGACGGTGGACAACTTCCGCCAAAAGAGGCAGATGAACTCGTTTCGTACGTCAGCCAAATCGAAGATGAGCTATCGATTGAACTGGAGCAAGAAGAAGTCCTTCGCGCGAACGGTTTGATCGTCCGTGTCGGAGAAGAGCTCGACGAGGCGTATCAAGAAAAATTACAAACGATTCGTGTCTTACCTTCGATTCAATCGGAATTAGCGGATCCACTTAAAATCGTCTTCACACCACTTCACGGAACAGGTCTTGTGCCGGTAACAGAAGGCTTGAAACGGTATGGATTCGAACACGTGACAGTCGTTAAGGAGCAAGCGGAACCAGACGGTGCGTTCCCGACCGTGACGTCGCCGAACCCGGAAGAACATGCTGCCTTTAAACTGGCGATCGAATATGGTGACCGGACAGATGCCGACATCTTGATTGCGACGGATCCCGATGCCGACCGTGTCGGAGTCGCAACACGTGATGCAGACGGAGAATGGACAGTCCTGACAGGGAATCAGACGGGAGCGTTATTGCTCGACTACATCCTTTCACAAAAAGCGGCGCAAGGAACACTGCCAGCGAACGGATTCGTCGCGAAGACGATCGTTACGTCGGAACTCGGCGCGTTGATCGCACGTCACTATGATCTCCACGTCGAGAATACATTGACAGGCTTTAAGTTCATCGGGGAAAAAATCAAACAATATAACGCATCGGGTCAATATGAGTATCTCTTCGGATACGAGGAGAGCTATGGTTACCTTATCGGTGACTTCTGCCGAGACAAGGATGCCGTCCAAGCGTGCTTGTTAGCTGCTGAGATGGCTGCGTACCATAAGAAAGAAGGACGGACGCTCTATGAGGCATTACAGGCGATTTACGAGCAGTTCGGGTACTTTGAAGAGTCACTTCGCTCTCTGACACTCAAAGGGAAGGATGGCGTGGCACAGATCGGTCGTATCATGGATACGTTCCGTGAGAATCCGCCAAAACAAGTGGCTGGAGAACAGGTCGTCTTATTCGAGGACTATGATGCGAGTATCGCCCACGATTTGAAGACACATCAACCTTCACCGATCAACTTGCCAAAATCCAACGTACTGAAGTTTACGCTTAGCGATGGATCATGGTTCTGCCTTCGTCCATCGGGTACGGAACCAAAAATCAAATTCTACTTCAGCGTCACGTCACCAGATGCTGCTGAGACGACACGGAAACGTCAGCAGATCGAAGATGAAGTCATGCAAGAAGTCGAACAAATTCAATAA
- a CDS encoding aldo/keto reductase, which produces MERIQLTEDLSFSRIIHGLWRLNEWEMTKEERLELIEACLALGITTFDHADIYGDYTNERLFGEALALKPELRDRMEIITKTGIKMKGNHFSDQSLSFYDTTKEHIIKQVNRSLQELGVEYVDTLLIHRPDPLMDPNEIAEAFVELKDAGKVRTFGLSNHTPAQQSLIQSRLPFMLVTNQLELSVSELKHFEDGSVDLCHENEMPLMAWSPLAGGRLFKDEQYAPLREKLAEIAETIGAEEIDEVAYAWLLKHPARIMPIVGSGKIERIESAVRSTKLSLTREQWFEILKASRGRDVD; this is translated from the coding sequence ATGGAACGGATTCAACTAACAGAAGATTTATCATTCTCACGCATCATTCACGGCTTATGGCGATTGAATGAATGGGAGATGACGAAGGAAGAGCGGCTCGAATTGATTGAAGCATGCCTTGCTTTAGGAATTACGACGTTTGATCACGCAGATATCTATGGCGATTACACGAATGAACGCTTATTCGGAGAAGCGCTTGCTTTAAAACCGGAGTTACGTGACCGAATGGAGATCATTACGAAGACGGGCATCAAGATGAAAGGGAATCATTTCTCGGATCAGTCGTTGTCATTCTACGATACGACGAAAGAGCATATCATCAAACAAGTCAACCGTTCTCTTCAAGAACTCGGTGTCGAGTACGTGGATACGTTGTTGATTCACCGTCCAGATCCGTTGATGGACCCGAACGAGATTGCTGAAGCGTTCGTAGAGTTGAAGGACGCAGGAAAGGTACGGACATTCGGTCTCTCGAACCATACACCTGCGCAACAAAGTCTCATTCAGTCGCGCTTACCATTCATGCTCGTGACGAACCAACTCGAGTTGTCGGTTTCGGAACTGAAACATTTCGAGGACGGATCCGTTGATCTCTGTCATGAAAATGAGATGCCGTTGATGGCATGGAGTCCGCTTGCGGGCGGTCGTCTCTTCAAGGACGAGCAATATGCACCGTTACGCGAAAAATTAGCGGAGATCGCAGAGACGATCGGGGCAGAAGAAATCGACGAAGTCGCATATGCATGGTTGCTCAAACATCCAGCACGTATCATGCCAATCGTTGGTTCTGGTAAGATTGAACGCATCGAATCTGCGGTTCGTTCGACGAAATTGTCGTTGACACGCGAACAGTGGTTTGAGATTTTGAAGGCATCACGTGGTCGTGACGTCGATTAA